The following proteins are co-located in the Streptomyces sp. NBC_01198 genome:
- a CDS encoding aldo/keto reductase → MERRAVGAAALSVGAVGLGCMPMSWAYATSRQDGEESLRAVHSALDHGSTLLDTADMYGPFTNELLLGRVLKERRREAFVATKCGLLAGEQHIVANGRPAYVRRACDASLRRLQTDTIDLYQLHRVDPEVPVEETWGAMAGLVTAGKVRALGLCAVGARGHRRAGAALHDETLRQLVRAQQVFPVSSVQAELSVWAAEALDDLLPWCTAHGVGFLAAMPLGNGFLAGTLIPGEGFEPDDLRARHPRFTADMMAANQPIVAGLRRVARRHGATPAQVALAWALAQGPGVIPIPGTRSAQRPAENAGAANLALTAHDLTEIASLPPARGSWD, encoded by the coding sequence GTGGAGCGCAGGGCGGTCGGCGCGGCAGCACTGTCGGTGGGGGCGGTCGGCCTCGGCTGCATGCCGATGAGCTGGGCGTACGCCACGTCCCGGCAGGACGGCGAGGAGTCGCTGCGGGCCGTGCACAGCGCCCTCGACCACGGCAGCACGCTGCTGGACACCGCGGACATGTACGGCCCGTTCACCAACGAGCTGCTGCTCGGGCGGGTGCTGAAGGAGCGGCGGCGGGAGGCTTTCGTCGCCACCAAGTGCGGGCTGCTGGCCGGCGAGCAGCACATCGTGGCCAACGGCCGCCCGGCATACGTCAGACGGGCCTGCGACGCGTCGCTGCGGCGGCTGCAGACCGACACGATCGACCTCTACCAGCTGCACCGCGTCGACCCCGAGGTCCCCGTCGAGGAGACCTGGGGCGCGATGGCCGGACTCGTCACCGCGGGCAAGGTCCGCGCGCTCGGCCTGTGCGCGGTCGGCGCCCGCGGCCACCGCCGCGCCGGTGCCGCGCTGCACGACGAGACGCTGCGCCAGCTGGTGCGCGCCCAGCAGGTCTTCCCGGTCAGCTCCGTCCAGGCCGAGCTGTCGGTGTGGGCCGCGGAAGCGCTGGACGACCTGCTGCCGTGGTGCACCGCGCACGGCGTCGGCTTCCTGGCCGCCATGCCGCTGGGCAACGGCTTCCTCGCCGGGACGCTCATACCCGGCGAGGGCTTCGAGCCGGACGACCTGCGGGCCAGGCATCCGCGCTTCACCGCGGACATGATGGCGGCGAACCAGCCGATCGTGGCGGGGCTGCGGCGAGTGGCCCGCCGCCATGGTGCGACCCCGGCGCAGGTCGCCCTCGCCTGGGCGCTGGCCCAGGGCCCTGGCGTCATCCCGATCCCCGGCACCCGCTCGGCGCAACGGCCCGCCGAGAACGCCGGGGCGGCCAACCTGGCCCTGACCGCGCACGACCTCACCGAGATCGCCTCGCTCCCCCCGGCCCGCGGCTCCTGGGACTAG
- the serA gene encoding phosphoglycerate dehydrogenase: MSQKPVVLIAEELSPATVDALGPDFEIRHCNGADRAELLSAITDVDAILIRSATKVDAEAVAAARKLRVVARAGVGLDNVDVAAATKAGVMVVNAPTSNIVTAAELACGLLIATARNIAPANSALKNGEWKRNKYTGVELSEKTLGVVGLGRIGILVAQRMSAFGMNIVAYDPYVQPARAAQMGVKLLTLDELLEQSDFITVHLPKTPETLGLIGDEALHKVKPSVRIVNAARGGIVDEEALASALKEGRVGGAGLDVYAKEPCTDSPLFQFDNVVATPHLGASTDEAQEKAGIAVARSVRLALAGELVPDAVNVQGGVIAEDVKPALPLAEKLGRIFTALAGEVAARLDVEVCGEVTQHDVKILELSALKGVFEDIVDETVSYVNAPLFAQERGVEVRLTTSSESPNHRNVVTVRGTLADGTEVSVSGTLAGPKHIQKVVAVGEEDVDLVLADHMAFLRYTDRPGVVGTIGRILGEVDVNIAGMQVARAAAGGDALVALTVDSSIPAGVLTDIADEIGATSARAVDLTD, translated from the coding sequence GTGAGCCAGAAGCCTGTCGTACTCATCGCAGAAGAGCTGTCGCCCGCCACGGTGGACGCGCTCGGGCCGGACTTCGAGATCCGGCACTGCAACGGTGCGGACCGAGCCGAACTGCTGTCCGCGATCACCGATGTCGACGCCATTCTGATCCGCAGCGCCACCAAGGTCGACGCCGAGGCAGTGGCCGCCGCCCGGAAACTGCGGGTCGTGGCCCGCGCCGGTGTCGGCCTGGACAACGTCGACGTCGCCGCCGCCACCAAGGCAGGCGTGATGGTCGTCAACGCGCCGACCTCCAACATCGTCACCGCGGCCGAGCTGGCCTGCGGTCTGCTGATCGCCACCGCCCGCAACATCGCGCCGGCCAACTCCGCGCTGAAGAACGGCGAGTGGAAGCGCAACAAGTACACCGGCGTCGAGCTGAGCGAGAAGACCCTCGGCGTGGTGGGCCTGGGCCGGATCGGCATCCTGGTGGCCCAGCGGATGTCCGCCTTCGGGATGAACATCGTGGCCTACGACCCCTACGTGCAGCCCGCGCGGGCCGCCCAGATGGGCGTCAAGCTGCTGACGCTGGACGAGCTGCTCGAACAGTCCGACTTCATCACCGTGCACCTGCCCAAGACCCCCGAGACGCTGGGCCTGATCGGCGACGAGGCACTGCACAAGGTCAAGCCCTCGGTGCGGATCGTCAACGCCGCGCGCGGCGGGATCGTGGACGAGGAGGCGCTGGCCTCGGCGCTCAAGGAGGGCCGGGTGGGCGGCGCGGGCCTGGACGTCTACGCCAAGGAGCCCTGCACCGACTCGCCGCTCTTCCAGTTCGACAACGTGGTGGCGACCCCGCACCTGGGCGCGTCCACCGACGAGGCGCAGGAGAAGGCCGGTATCGCGGTCGCCAGGTCGGTCCGCCTGGCGCTGGCCGGCGAGCTCGTCCCGGACGCGGTCAACGTCCAGGGCGGTGTCATCGCCGAGGACGTCAAGCCCGCGCTGCCGCTGGCCGAGAAGCTCGGCCGGATCTTCACCGCGCTGGCCGGCGAGGTGGCCGCCCGCCTCGACGTCGAGGTCTGCGGCGAGGTCACCCAGCACGACGTGAAGATCCTCGAACTGAGCGCGCTCAAGGGCGTCTTCGAGGACATCGTGGACGAGACGGTGTCGTACGTGAACGCGCCGCTGTTCGCCCAGGAGCGCGGTGTCGAGGTCCGGCTGACCACCAGCTCGGAGTCGCCCAACCACCGCAACGTGGTGACCGTGCGCGGCACCCTCGCCGACGGCACCGAGGTCTCGGTCTCGGGCACGCTGGCCGGGCCCAAGCACATCCAGAAGGTCGTCGCCGTCGGCGAGGAGGACGTCGACCTGGTGCTGGCCGACCACATGGCCTTCCTGCGCTACACCGACCGCCCCGGCGTCGTCGGCACGATCGGCCGGATCCTCGGCGAGGTCGACGTCAACATCGCCGGCATGCAGGTCGCCCGGGCCGCCGCGGGCGGTGACGCGCTGGTCGCGCTCACCGTGGACTCCAGCATCCCGGCGGGCGTGCTCACCGACATCGCCGACGAGATCGGCGCCACCTCGGCCCGCGCGGTCGACCTGACCGACTGA
- a CDS encoding acetolactate synthase large subunit yields MTEQATGSHHPQPRTRNALPAATAERMTGAQALIRSLEAVGADTVFGIPGGAILPAYDPLMDSSKVRHVLVRHEQGAGHAATGYAQATGRVGVCMATSGPGATNLVTPIADAHMDSVPIVAITGQVASKSIGTDAFQEADICGITMPITKHNFLVREAADIPRTIAEAFHIAATGRPGPVLVDIAKDALQNQMTFSWPPQQDLPGYRPVTKPHAKQIREAARLINEARRPVLYVGGGVVKARATAELRILAELTGAPVTTTLMALGAFPDSHPQHVGMPGMHGDVSAVTALQKSDLIIALGARFDDRVTGRLDTFAPNAKVVHADIDPAEISKNRVADVPIVGDAREVLADLIVAVQADHDAGRKGDYSEWWNHLNFWRNTYPLGYDVPEDGSLSPQQVIERIGRLAPDGTLFAAGVGQHQMWAAQFIKYERPGTWFNSGGAGTMGYAVPAAMGAKAGVPDATVWAIDGDGCFQMTNQELVTCALNNIPIKVAIINNGALGMVRQWQNLFYGERFSNTVLHSGAEHRPGSTRGVGSIQNRGTRVPDFVKLSEAMGCVGLRCESADELDKVIAEANGINDRPVVVDFIVHEDAMVWPMVAAGTSNDEIMAARDVRPDFSDDLDD; encoded by the coding sequence ATGACCGAGCAGGCCACCGGGTCCCACCATCCGCAACCGCGGACCCGCAACGCCCTCCCCGCCGCCACCGCCGAGCGCATGACGGGCGCGCAGGCGCTCATCCGCTCGCTGGAGGCCGTGGGCGCCGACACCGTGTTCGGCATCCCGGGCGGTGCGATCCTGCCGGCGTACGACCCGCTGATGGACTCGTCCAAGGTCCGGCACGTGCTGGTCAGGCACGAACAGGGTGCGGGGCACGCGGCCACCGGTTACGCGCAGGCCACCGGACGGGTCGGGGTGTGCATGGCGACCTCGGGGCCCGGCGCGACCAACCTGGTCACCCCGATCGCCGACGCCCACATGGACTCGGTGCCGATCGTCGCCATCACCGGCCAGGTGGCGTCGAAGTCCATCGGCACCGACGCCTTCCAGGAGGCGGACATCTGCGGCATCACCATGCCGATCACCAAGCACAACTTCCTGGTCAGGGAGGCCGCCGACATCCCGCGCACCATCGCGGAGGCCTTCCACATCGCGGCCACCGGCCGGCCGGGACCGGTGCTGGTCGACATCGCCAAGGACGCGCTGCAGAACCAGATGACCTTCTCCTGGCCGCCGCAGCAGGACCTGCCCGGCTACCGCCCGGTGACCAAGCCGCACGCCAAGCAGATCCGCGAGGCCGCCCGGCTGATCAACGAGGCCCGCCGCCCGGTGCTCTACGTCGGCGGCGGCGTCGTCAAGGCCCGCGCCACCGCGGAGCTGCGGATCCTCGCCGAGCTGACCGGCGCCCCGGTGACCACGACGCTGATGGCGCTCGGCGCCTTCCCCGACAGCCACCCGCAGCACGTCGGCATGCCCGGCATGCACGGCGACGTCTCCGCGGTCACCGCGCTGCAGAAGTCCGACCTGATCATCGCGCTCGGCGCCCGTTTCGACGACCGGGTCACCGGCCGGCTGGACACCTTCGCGCCGAACGCCAAGGTCGTGCACGCCGACATCGACCCGGCCGAGATCTCCAAGAACCGCGTCGCGGACGTGCCGATCGTCGGCGACGCCCGCGAGGTGCTCGCCGACCTGATCGTCGCGGTCCAGGCCGACCACGACGCCGGCCGCAAGGGCGACTACTCGGAGTGGTGGAACCACCTGAACTTCTGGCGGAACACCTACCCGCTCGGCTACGACGTCCCCGAGGACGGCAGCCTGTCCCCGCAGCAGGTCATCGAGCGGATCGGCCGGCTCGCCCCGGACGGCACGCTGTTCGCCGCGGGCGTCGGCCAGCACCAGATGTGGGCGGCGCAGTTCATCAAGTACGAGCGGCCCGGCACCTGGTTCAACTCCGGCGGCGCCGGCACCATGGGCTACGCGGTGCCCGCCGCGATGGGCGCCAAGGCCGGTGTGCCGGACGCCACCGTCTGGGCGATCGACGGCGACGGCTGCTTCCAGATGACCAACCAGGAACTGGTCACCTGCGCGCTGAACAACATCCCGATCAAGGTCGCCATCATCAACAACGGCGCCCTGGGCATGGTCCGCCAGTGGCAGAACCTCTTCTACGGCGAGCGGTTCTCCAACACCGTGCTGCACTCGGGCGCCGAGCACCGCCCCGGCTCCACCCGGGGCGTCGGCTCGATCCAGAACCGCGGCACCCGCGTCCCGGACTTCGTGAAGCTGTCCGAGGCCATGGGCTGCGTCGGCCTGCGCTGCGAGTCCGCCGACGAGCTGGACAAGGTCATCGCCGAGGCCAACGGCATCAACGACCGGCCGGTCGTCGTGGACTTCATCGTCCACGAGGACGCGATGGTCTGGCCGATGGTCGCGGCAGGCACCTCCAACGACGAGATCATGGCCGCCCGGGACGTCCGCCCCGACTTCAGCGACGACCTGGACGACTGA
- the ilvN gene encoding acetolactate synthase small subunit: protein MSKHTLSVLVENKPGVLARITALFSRRGFNIDSLAVGTTEHAEISRITIVVNVIDELPLEQVTKQLNKLVNVLKIVELDPVAAVARELVLVKVRADNESRSQIVEIVQLFRAKTVDVSPEAVTIEATGAADKLEAMLKMLEPFGIKELVQSGTIAIGRGARSITDRSLRALDRSA, encoded by the coding sequence ATGTCCAAGCACACGCTCTCCGTCCTGGTGGAGAACAAGCCCGGCGTCCTGGCCAGGATCACCGCACTGTTCTCCCGCCGTGGCTTCAACATCGACTCGCTCGCGGTGGGCACCACCGAGCACGCGGAGATCTCCCGGATCACCATCGTGGTCAACGTCATCGACGAACTGCCTCTCGAACAGGTGACCAAGCAGCTCAACAAGCTCGTCAACGTGCTGAAGATCGTCGAACTCGACCCGGTGGCGGCCGTCGCGCGTGAACTCGTCCTGGTGAAGGTGCGCGCCGACAACGAGTCGCGCTCGCAGATCGTGGAGATCGTCCAGCTCTTCCGGGCCAAGACGGTGGACGTCTCCCCGGAGGCCGTCACCATCGAGGCCACCGGCGCGGCCGACAAGCTGGAGGCCATGCTCAAGATGCTGGAGCCGTTCGGCATCAAGGAGCTGGTCCAGTCCGGCACCATCGCCATCGGCCGCGGTGCCCGTTCCATCACCGACCGCTCGCTGCGCGCGCTGGACCGCTCGGCGTAG
- a CDS encoding 2-hydroxyacid dehydrogenase, producing the protein MTQDPAAGGRPQVWLSVPREGIDGLPDAFDYVYWDGTGDFPADPAAAAFYVVPYMKGPSAGALPLPHMTGVRVIQTLSAGVDHIAPHLHHCAPGVRLCNARGVHEASTAELTVGLILASLRGIPRFVRGQDAERWYSGFYPALADRRVLIVGYGSIGAAVEDRLAAFECEVDRVARTARDTPRGPVHALADLPSLLPAADVVVLTTPLTEQTRGLAGPAFLATMKDGALLVNVARGAVVDTKALLVEAESGRLTAALDVTDPEPLPAGHPLWHAPGVLISPHVGGSTSAFLPRAKRLIRSQLVRFAHGEELANVVQVTG; encoded by the coding sequence ATGACCCAGGACCCCGCAGCGGGCGGCCGCCCGCAGGTGTGGCTGTCCGTACCGCGCGAGGGGATCGACGGACTGCCCGACGCGTTCGACTACGTGTACTGGGACGGCACCGGAGACTTCCCCGCCGATCCCGCGGCTGCCGCCTTCTACGTCGTGCCCTATATGAAGGGGCCGTCCGCCGGCGCACTCCCGCTGCCGCACATGACCGGTGTGCGGGTCATCCAGACGCTGAGCGCCGGGGTGGACCACATCGCACCGCACCTCCACCACTGCGCGCCCGGCGTGCGCCTGTGCAACGCCCGCGGGGTGCACGAGGCGAGCACCGCCGAGCTCACCGTCGGGCTCATCCTCGCCTCGCTGCGCGGCATTCCGCGCTTCGTGCGCGGCCAGGACGCCGAGAGGTGGTACTCCGGTTTCTACCCGGCGCTGGCCGACCGCCGGGTGCTGATCGTCGGCTACGGCTCGATAGGAGCCGCCGTCGAGGACCGGCTGGCGGCCTTCGAGTGCGAGGTGGACCGGGTGGCGCGCACCGCGCGGGACACCCCGCGCGGGCCGGTGCACGCGCTGGCGGACCTGCCGTCGCTGCTGCCGGCCGCCGACGTCGTGGTGCTCACCACCCCGCTGACCGAGCAGACCAGGGGCCTGGCGGGACCGGCCTTCCTGGCCACGATGAAGGACGGCGCCCTGCTGGTGAACGTCGCACGCGGCGCCGTGGTGGACACCAAGGCGCTGCTGGTGGAGGCCGAGTCGGGACGGCTGACCGCGGCACTGGATGTCACCGACCCCGAACCGCTGCCCGCCGGGCACCCGTTGTGGCATGCGCCCGGCGTGCTCATCAGCCCGCACGTGGGGGGCAGTACCTCCGCATTTCTGCCGCGGGCAAAGCGTTTGATCCGGTCCCAGCTGGTCAGGTTCGCACATGGTGAGGAGTTGGCCAACGTCGTCCAGGTGACCGGTTGA
- a CDS encoding putative bifunctional diguanylate cyclase/phosphodiesterase encodes MTSTGAVLGGPRSREGASGLLPQLVLALLCGGYTTGAVLGWGAADVADFMGDFGLSLAAAAAAVSMLLYARRAAAGHRAAWLLFAASSTMVALGNGVWGWYEVVLHRPVPQTSPADFCFLLFAPPAVIGLLVLAKRPVTKAGWVCLGLDTWLIGGSLLTLSWSLALARTARFDGPSTARVALSLAYPLLDIVLVSMVLALHFRRSPANRSAVNTALAALALTVLCDALFTSPLLREHYRSGQILDAGWFAGSMLMAYAPWVGRREQPLLRPGTTTRRVTGSLSALAPYLAAAVCTLGILYDVTTGEKCDKVVLLTGSTVVLALVIRQGIMLLDNIALTQELTQKENHFRSLVQGSSDVIMIAAPTGVLRYVSPASVGVYGRDPEELIGTELSAHIHPEDLGRVVHEVRRFLAAPPGEEPATRIECRIRSGRRGGPHGQDGWLNVESSVNRYQGGLIFNSRDVTERVRLQAQLQHNASHDPLTDLPNRLLFLDRVDRALGGRRAGDGRAAVLYVDLDGFKAVNDSIGHQAGDHLLTQAARRLQDALRAGDTAARLGGDEFAVLVCGALEHQIREIAERLRAALCEPYRVDGGEVRVGASIGIAFAEPGSTAGELMRNADLAMYRAKQAGKGRVELYAPQLQADVVRRTELATRLRRALHDGEFTLLHQPVVELAGGRIAGVEAQARWRSAQGILFTPAEFLRAAEDIDRTSELGSWQLEQAVAQAALRYGAGHPVPVTVKLSVQRLLHRDLPAGAVEGLLERHDLPPGGLVVELTGSDPRISLDELERRLTELRRAGVRISLGGFGSGHAALSALRSLPVDAVKLDRGFVEGVVESARLRKVTSGLLGIAADLGVRTVADGVDRPEQVQALREMGCGQGQGMAFSGLLDEHRLRGSLTRGGYPVPGDPGRFGKPDGGRSVPQETACEQVGPRTVPLPSRRSHTETRVPPA; translated from the coding sequence GTGACCTCCACGGGGGCGGTGCTCGGCGGGCCGCGGTCGCGCGAGGGCGCCTCGGGCCTGCTGCCGCAGCTGGTGCTCGCGCTGCTGTGCGGCGGCTACACCACGGGCGCGGTGCTGGGCTGGGGCGCGGCCGATGTCGCGGACTTCATGGGGGACTTCGGCCTGTCGCTGGCCGCGGCGGCCGCCGCGGTCTCGATGCTGCTCTACGCGCGCAGGGCCGCCGCGGGCCACCGGGCCGCCTGGCTGCTCTTCGCGGCGTCCTCCACGATGGTCGCGCTCGGCAACGGCGTCTGGGGCTGGTACGAAGTCGTGCTGCACCGCCCGGTGCCGCAGACCTCGCCCGCCGACTTCTGCTTCCTGCTCTTCGCGCCGCCGGCCGTGATCGGCCTGCTGGTGCTGGCCAAGAGACCGGTGACCAAGGCGGGCTGGGTCTGTCTCGGCCTGGACACCTGGCTGATCGGCGGATCGCTGCTGACCTTGTCGTGGAGCCTGGCGCTGGCCCGCACCGCCCGCTTCGACGGCCCGAGCACCGCCAGGGTCGCGCTGTCGCTGGCCTATCCGCTGCTGGACATCGTGCTGGTCAGCATGGTGCTCGCGCTGCACTTCCGCCGCTCGCCGGCCAACCGCTCGGCGGTCAACACCGCGCTGGCCGCACTGGCGTTGACCGTGCTGTGCGACGCGCTGTTCACCTCGCCGCTGCTGCGCGAGCACTACCGCTCCGGCCAGATCCTCGACGCCGGCTGGTTCGCCGGGAGCATGCTGATGGCGTACGCCCCCTGGGTCGGCCGCCGCGAGCAGCCACTGCTGCGGCCCGGCACCACCACCCGCAGGGTCACCGGGTCGCTGTCCGCGCTGGCGCCGTATCTGGCCGCCGCGGTCTGCACCCTGGGCATCCTCTACGACGTGACCACCGGCGAGAAGTGCGACAAGGTCGTCCTGCTCACCGGCAGCACCGTGGTGCTCGCGCTGGTCATCCGGCAGGGCATCATGCTGCTCGACAACATCGCCCTGACCCAGGAACTGACCCAGAAGGAGAACCACTTCCGCTCCCTGGTGCAGGGGTCGAGCGACGTCATCATGATCGCCGCCCCCACCGGGGTGCTGCGGTACGTCAGCCCCGCCTCCGTCGGCGTCTACGGACGCGACCCGGAGGAGCTGATCGGCACCGAACTGTCCGCGCACATCCACCCCGAGGACCTCGGCCGGGTCGTGCACGAGGTGCGCCGCTTCCTCGCGGCGCCGCCCGGCGAGGAGCCGGCCACCAGGATCGAGTGCCGCATCAGGTCGGGGCGGCGCGGCGGCCCGCACGGCCAGGACGGCTGGCTCAACGTGGAGTCCAGCGTCAACCGCTACCAGGGCGGGCTGATCTTCAACAGCCGCGACGTGACGGAAAGGGTCCGCCTGCAGGCCCAGTTGCAGCACAACGCCTCGCACGACCCGCTCACCGACCTGCCCAACCGGCTGCTCTTCCTCGACCGGGTCGACCGGGCACTGGGCGGCCGCCGGGCCGGCGACGGGCGGGCGGCGGTGCTCTACGTCGACCTCGACGGCTTCAAGGCGGTCAACGACTCCATCGGCCACCAGGCGGGCGACCATCTGCTCACCCAGGCCGCCCGCCGGCTGCAGGACGCCCTGCGGGCCGGCGACACCGCGGCCAGGCTCGGCGGCGACGAGTTCGCCGTCCTGGTCTGCGGGGCCCTGGAGCACCAGATCAGGGAGATCGCCGAGAGGCTGCGGGCCGCGCTGTGCGAGCCGTACCGCGTCGACGGCGGCGAGGTGCGGGTCGGGGCCAGTATCGGCATCGCCTTCGCCGAGCCCGGCAGCACGGCGGGCGAGCTGATGCGCAACGCGGACCTGGCGATGTATCGCGCCAAGCAGGCCGGCAAGGGCCGGGTCGAGCTGTACGCCCCGCAGTTGCAGGCCGACGTCGTCCGGCGGACGGAACTGGCCACCCGGCTGCGCCGGGCCCTGCACGACGGCGAGTTCACCCTGCTGCACCAGCCGGTGGTCGAGCTGGCCGGCGGCAGGATCGCCGGCGTCGAGGCGCAGGCCCGCTGGCGGTCCGCGCAGGGCATCCTCTTCACCCCGGCCGAGTTCCTGCGCGCGGCCGAGGACATCGACCGCACCTCGGAGCTCGGCAGCTGGCAGCTGGAGCAGGCGGTCGCGCAGGCGGCGCTGCGCTACGGGGCGGGGCACCCGGTGCCGGTCACCGTGAAGCTCTCGGTGCAGCGGCTGCTGCACCGCGACCTGCCGGCCGGCGCGGTGGAGGGCCTGCTGGAGCGGCACGACCTGCCGCCCGGCGGCCTGGTGGTCGAGCTGACCGGCAGCGACCCGCGGATCTCGCTGGACGAGCTGGAGCGCCGGCTGACCGAGCTGCGCCGGGCCGGGGTGCGGATCTCGCTCGGCGGTTTCGGCTCCGGGCACGCGGCCCTCAGCGCCCTGCGCAGCCTGCCGGTGGACGCTGTCAAGCTTGACAGGGGCTTCGTGGAGGGCGTGGTCGAGTCCGCCCGGCTGCGCAAGGTCACCAGCGGGCTGCTGGGGATCGCCGCCGACCTCGGGGTGCGGACGGTCGCCGACGGGGTGGACCGGCCCGAGCAGGTGCAGGCGCTGCGCGAGATGGGCTGCGGCCAGGGCCAGGGCATGGCCTTCTCCGGGCTGCTGGACGAGCACCGGCTGCGCGGCTCGCTGACCCGCGGCGGGTACCCCGTACCAGGGGATCCCGGCCGCTTCGGGAAGCCGGACGGCGGCCGGTCCGTCCCGCAGGAGACAGCCTGTGAGCAGGTCGGACCGCGGACCGTGCCGCTGCCGTCCCGTCGCTCACATACTGAGACGCGTGTCCCACCCGCTTGA
- the ilvC gene encoding ketol-acid reductoisomerase, which yields MAELFYDDDADLSIIQGRKVAVIGYGSQGHAHALSLRDSGVDVRVGLHEGSKSKTVAEEQGLRVLPVAEAAAEADVIMILVPDPIQARVYEESVKDNLKDGDAIFFGHGLNIRFGFIKPPAGVDVCMVAPKGPGHLVRRQYEEGRGVPCIAAVEQDATGKGFALALSYAKGIGGTRAGVIKTTFTEETETDLFGEQAVLCGGTSALVKAGFETLVEAGYQPEIAYFECLHELKLIVDLMYEGGLEKMRWSVSETAEWGDYVSGPRIINDNTKAEMKKILGEIQDGTFANAWIAEYNAGLPKYNEYKKADENHLLETTGRKLRKLMSWVDEEA from the coding sequence GTGGCCGAGCTGTTCTACGACGACGACGCCGACCTGTCCATCATCCAGGGCCGCAAGGTCGCGGTCATCGGTTACGGCAGCCAGGGCCACGCCCACGCGCTGTCGCTGCGCGACTCGGGCGTGGACGTGCGGGTCGGCCTGCACGAGGGCTCCAAGTCCAAGACGGTGGCCGAGGAGCAGGGCCTGCGGGTACTGCCAGTCGCCGAGGCCGCCGCCGAGGCCGACGTCATCATGATCCTGGTCCCCGACCCGATCCAGGCCCGCGTCTACGAGGAGTCCGTCAAGGACAACCTCAAGGACGGCGACGCCATCTTCTTCGGCCACGGCCTGAACATCCGCTTCGGCTTCATCAAGCCGCCGGCCGGTGTCGACGTCTGCATGGTCGCCCCCAAGGGCCCGGGCCACCTGGTCCGCCGCCAGTACGAGGAGGGCCGCGGCGTGCCGTGCATCGCGGCCGTCGAGCAGGACGCCACCGGCAAGGGCTTCGCACTGGCGCTGTCCTACGCCAAGGGCATCGGCGGCACCCGCGCCGGCGTCATCAAGACCACCTTCACCGAGGAGACCGAGACCGACCTCTTCGGCGAGCAGGCGGTCCTCTGCGGCGGTACGTCCGCGCTGGTGAAGGCCGGCTTCGAGACCCTGGTCGAGGCGGGCTACCAGCCGGAGATCGCGTACTTCGAGTGCCTGCACGAGCTCAAGCTCATCGTGGACCTGATGTACGAGGGCGGCCTGGAGAAGATGCGCTGGTCGGTCTCCGAGACCGCCGAGTGGGGCGACTACGTCTCCGGCCCGCGGATCATCAACGACAACACCAAGGCCGAGATGAAGAAGATCCTCGGCGAGATCCAGGACGGCACCTTCGCCAACGCCTGGATCGCGGAGTACAACGCGGGCCTGCCGAAGTACAACGAGTACAAGAAGGCCGACGAGAACCACCTGCTGGAGACCACGGGCCGCAAGCTCCGCAAGCTGATGAGCTGGGTCGACGAGGAGGCGTAA